Part of the Gallalistipes aquisgranensis genome, GACAGCGGCGAGATATACTACGACGACGTGCTCTTTTCGAACCTCGATTTCAAGGAGCGCAAACTGATCCGCCGCGATGTGGGGATGATTTTCCAGGGCGGTGCCCTGCTCGACTCCTCGACGGTGGAGGAGAACGTGAAGCTGCCGCTCGACCTTTTCACGACGCAGAGCGAGAGGGAGAAACTCGAACGGGTGAACTTCTGCCTGCGGAGGGTGAACCTTCAGGATGCCAACGGGCTCTATCCTGCTGAGCTGAGCGGCGGCATGGTCAAGCGGGTGGCCATCGCGCGGGCGATCGTGATGAATCCCCGGTACCTGTTCTGCGACGAGCCCAATTCGGGTCTCGATCCGAAGACCTCGGTGGTGATCGACAACCTGATCCACGAGATTACGGTGGAGTACGGCATGACCACCATCATAAATACGCACGACATGAACTCCGTGATGGAGATCGGCGAGAAAATTGTATTCCTCCACGAGGGCCGCAAATGGTGGGAGGGAACGAAGAAGGACATTCTTCATTCGAAAAACCGCGAACTCAACGATTTCGTCTTCGCTTCGGCCATGGCCAAGCGGGCCAAGGAGTGCACGGAAACCCGTTAATAAAAATATTTAAAAATTTTTTGGTTACGATTTTGAAATTGTTTATTTTTGCCGTGCGTTAGAACGCGAAAAAAGAGAGGAATAAGTTCAAACCTAATAATAACAGATTATGTCAAAGATTAAAATTGGTATCAACGGCTTCGGACGTATCGGCCGTTTGGTGTTCCGCGCTGCCATGGAGAAGGCAGACAAGATCGAGGTGGTAGGTATCAACGACCTGATCGACGTAGATTACATGGCTTACATGCTTCGTTACGACACGAT contains:
- a CDS encoding ABC transporter ATP-binding protein, whose amino-acid sequence is MIRTEHLVKSFDGRVVLNDISVEFDQGKTNLIIGQSGSGKTVLLKSIVGLHPIDSGEIYYDDVLFSNLDFKERKLIRRDVGMIFQGGALLDSSTVEENVKLPLDLFTTQSEREKLERVNFCLRRVNLQDANGLYPAELSGGMVKRVAIARAIVMNPRYLFCDEPNSGLDPKTSVVIDNLIHEITVEYGMTTIINTHDMNSVMEIGEKIVFLHEGRKWWEGTKKDILHSKNRELNDFVFASAMAKRAKECTETR